In Spinacia oleracea cultivar Varoflay chromosome 5, BTI_SOV_V1, whole genome shotgun sequence, a single window of DNA contains:
- the LOC130460780 gene encoding ribosomal protein S3, mitochondrial-like, whose translation MARKGNPISVRLDLNRSSDSSWFSDYYYGKLVYQDINLRSYFGSIRPPTRLTFGFRLGRCIIIHFQKRTFINFFLPRRPQRRKRRTKSRPGKKKGRWWELGKVGPIECLYSSEGRKEERNEVRGRRAGKRVGSIRLDDQKKQNEIRVWPKKKQRYGYHDRSPSIKKNLSKSLRVSGAFKHPKYAEVVNDIAFLIENDDSFKKTKLFKFFFPKKSRYDGPTRHLLKRTLPSARPSLNYSVMQYLLHTKNKIHFDPVLVLNHFVAPGVVEPSTMKRANTQGRRLDKRIRSRIAFFLESSTSDKKCLAEAKKRLTHFIRQANDLRFAGRRKTAISLFPFFGATFFFPRDGVRVYKALFFKDAREQLLGQLRRKCWNLLGKDKVIKLIEKFIDLGGIRELIKGIEMMIEIILKNRRIPYGYNSYLNEVKKMRSLLSNRTNTNTLIESVKIKSVYQSASSIAQDISFQPKKKRGSFRSIFSKIVKKIPLVMKKGVEGIRICCSGRLEGAEIARTECGKYGKTSCNVLHQKIDYASAEVSTRYGIVGVKVWISYSKKEKGRAISET comes from the coding sequence ATGGCACGAAAAGGAAATCCGATTTCGGTAAGACTTGATCTGAATCGTAGTTCGGATTCAAGTTGGTTTAGTGATTATTATTATGGTAAATTAGTATATCAAGATATCAATCTGAGATCTTATTTTGGTTCGATACGTCCACCTACGAGACTTACCTTTGGCTTTCGCCTCGGTAGGTGTATTATTATACATTTTCAAAAAAGAACATTCATTAATTTCTTTCTTCCTCGTCGACCACAACGACGGAAACGACGCACAAAATCCAGACCCGGAAAGAAGAAGGGCCGGTGGTGGGAATTGGGGAAAGTCGGGCCAATCGAGTGTCTTTATTCAAGCGAGGGTAGAAAAGAAGAACGAAACGAAGTGAGAGGCCGAAGGGCCGGGAAAAGAGTCGGGTCGATCAGGCTCGACGACCAGAAAAAGCAAAACGAAATCAGGGTTTGGCCAAAAAAGAAGCAACGCTATGGATACCATGACCGATCACCATCGATAAAGAAGAATCTTTCTAAATCACTTCGGGTCAGCGGGGCCTTCAAGCATCCGAAATACGCCGAGGTTGTAAATGACATAGCCTTTCTGATAGAAAATGATGATTCCTTCAAAAAAACGAAGTTATTCAAGTTCTTTTTCCCCAAGAAGTCCCGCTACGACGGCCCGACAAGACATCTACTTAAAAGGACCCTCCCTTCAGCGCGCCCTTCCTTGAATTATTCGGTCATGCAATACTTATTGCATACAAAGAACAAAATTCATTTCGATCCCGTCCTAGTTCTCAATCATTTCGTGGCACCGGGCGTGGTTGAGCCATCCACGATGAAGAGAGCTAATACGCAGGGAAGACGCTTAGATAAGAGAATACGTTCTCGCATcgctttttttttggaaagctCGACCAGCGATAAAAAGTGTTTGGCCGAAGCCAAAAAGAGGTTGACCCACTTCATTCGCCAAGCGAATGATCTTCGCTTCGCGGGAAGAAGAAAAACCGCCATCTCGCTCTTTCCTTTCTTCGGTGCTACCTTTTTCTTTCCAAGGGATGGAGTTAGAGTTTATAAAGCCCTCTTTTTTAAAGATGCCCGGGAACAACTCCTAGGTCAATTAAGGAGAAAATGTTGGAACCTCTTGGGTAAGGATAAGGTAATCAAATTGATAGAAAAATTCATAGATCTAGGTGGGATAAGAGAATTGATAAAGGGAATAGAGATGATGATAGAGATCATACTGAAAAACAGAAGAATTCCTTACGGGTATAACTCTTATTTGAACGAAGTGAAAAAAATGCGATCTTTGTTGTCTAATAGAACAAACACTAATACCTTAATTGAATCGGTCAAGATCAAATCTGTTTATCAAAGTGCTTCTTCGATTGCTCAAGACATATCTTTTCAAccgaaaaagaaaagaggatcATTTCGttctatttttagtaaaatAGTGAAAAAGATTCCATTAGTAATGAAAAAGGGGGTAGAGGGGATCCGTATATGTTGTTCAGGTCGATTAGAAGGTGCAGAAATTGCTAGAACTGAATGCGGAAAGTATGGAAAAACATCCTGTAATGTATTACACCAGAAAATTGATTATGCTTCTGCGGAAGTATCTACTCGTTACGGAATCGTAGGTGTCAAAGTGTGGATTTCTTatagtaaaaaagaaaaaggacgTGCTATATCCGAAACGTAA
- the LOC130460781 gene encoding cytochrome c oxidase subunit 3, with amino-acid sequence MIESQRHSFHLVDPSPWPISGSLGALATTVGGVMYMHSFQGGATLLSLGLIFILYTMFVWWRDVLRESTLEGHHTKVVQLGLRYGFILFIVSEVMFFFAFFWAFSHSSLAPAVEIGGIWPPKGIWVLDPREIPFLNTLILLSSGAAVTWAHHAILAGKQKRAVYALVATVLLALVFTGFQGMEYYEAPFTISDSIYGSTFFLATGFHGFHVIIGTLFLIICGIRQYFGHLTKEHHVGFEAAAWYWHFVDVVWLFLFVSIYWWGGI; translated from the coding sequence ATGATTGAATCTCAAAGGCATTCTTTTCATTTGGTAGATCCAAGTCCATGGCCTATTTCGGGTTCACTCGGAGCTTTGGCAACGACCGTAGGAGGTGTGATGTACATGCACTCATTTCAAGGGGGTGCAACACTTCTAAGTTTGGGCCTTATTTTTATCCTATATACCATGTTTGTATGGTGGCGTGATGTTCTACGCGAATCCACGTTAGAAGGACATCATACCAAAGTCGTACAATTAGGACTTCGATATGGTTTTATTTTGTTCATCGTATCGGAGgttatgttcttttttgcttttttttgggCTTTTTCTCATTCTTCTTTGGCACCTGCGGTAGAGATCGGAGGTATTTGGCCTCCAAAAGGGATTTGGGTTTTAGATCCTCGGGAAATCCCTTTTCTTAATACCCTTATTCTTCTTTCATCCGGAGCTGCCGTAACTTGGGCTCATCATGCTATACTCGCGGGGAAGCAAAAACGAGCAGTTTACGCTTTAGTAGCTACCGTTTTACTGGCTCTAGTATTCACAGGCTTTCAAGGAATGGAATATTATGAAGCACCCTTCACTATTTCGGATAGTATTTATGGTTCTACCTTTTTCTTAGCAACAGGCTTTCATGGTTTTCACGTGATTATAGGTACTCTTTTCTTGATTATATGTGGTATTCGCCAATATTTTGGTCATCTGACCAAGGAACATCACGTTGGCTTTGAAGCAGCTGCATGGTACTGGCATTTTGTAGACGTGGTTTGGTTATTCTTATTTGTCTCTATCTATTGGTGGGGAGGTATATGA
- the LOC110779772 gene encoding LOW QUALITY PROTEIN: putative ATP synthase protein YMF19 (The sequence of the model RefSeq protein was modified relative to this genomic sequence to represent the inferred CDS: inserted 2 bases in 2 codons; deleted 2 bases in 1 codon), translating to MFRQKQSFLLEKGLKQCLSHSVVGQQPTNLNXPTHSRGLTELSCLEGITKXENIIMPQLDQFTYFTQFFWSCLFFFTFYILICNDRDGVLGISRILKLRNQLLSRRGNNIQSKDPKSLEDILRKGFHTGVSYMYSSLFEVSQWCKAADLFGKRKKISLISCFGEISGSRGMERNIFYLISKSSYSTSSNPGWVITCKNDIMLIHVLHGQGSFKI from the exons ATGTTTCGTCAGAAGCAGTCTTTCTTA TTGGAAAAAGGGCTCAAACAATGCCTGTCCCATTCCGTTGTTGGTCAACAACCAACAAATTTGA CACCAACTCATTCTAGAGGCTTGACGGAGTTAAGCTGTCTGGAGGGAATCACTA AAGAAAACATTATTATGCCTCAACTGGATCAATTTACTTATTTTACACAATTCTTCTGGTCATGCCTCTTCTTCTTTACTTTCTATATTCTAATATGCAATGATAGGGATGGAGTACTTGGGATCAGCAGAATTCTAAAACTACGAAATCAACTGCTTTCGCGCCGGGGGAACAACATCCAAAGCAAGGACCCCAAGAGTTTGGAAGATATCTTGAGAAAAGGTTTTCACACAGGTGTATCCTATATGTACTCTAGTTTATTCGAAGTATCCCAATGGTGTAAGGCCGCCGACTTATttggaaaaaggaagaaaatctCTTTGATCTCTTGTTTCGGAGAAATAAGTGGCTCACGAGGAATGGAAAGAAACATATTCTATTTGATCTCGAAGTCTTCATATAGCACTTCTTCCAATCCTGGATGGGTGATCACTTGTAAGAATGACATAATGCTAATCCATGTTCTACACGGCCAAGGAAGTTTCAAAATATGA